From a single Bryobacter aggregatus MPL3 genomic region:
- a CDS encoding gluconate:H+ symporter, with translation MTPGTPLLLVTLAAVAFLLFLILYLRLQAFLALLITSFALGLAAGMSPAKLLRSIQFGFGDALGFIAVVVALGSIIGRFLEHSGGGRRLADWLLQKYGPRNTPWALLTSSFLVGLPIFFEVGFIILVPLAWSLARESKRSLLYYGLPIACALTVCHAMVPPHPAPAAAAQLFHADLGKTILYGILISIPMAIAGGIGYGLWIANRIYVPVPEMADKHVPAESIANPPGVPQVLLTLLLPVGLIFLSTFVNLSDPKADNLFTLIGHPFIALLLTTLLTLLTFGWMRGLNKSQISTLANEALVPIGSVLVIMGAGGAFKQVIVDSGVGPYAGQLLASSSISPLLVAYFIATALRIAQGSATVAIITAAGIVAPLVNEIPNQSPELLVLALCAGGTILSHVNDAGFWIVNQYLGMTVPQTLRSWTVMKVITSLVGISIILTVNALR, from the coding sequence ATGACTCCCGGAACGCCGCTGCTTCTGGTAACGCTGGCAGCAGTGGCGTTCCTTCTCTTTCTGATCCTCTATCTCCGTCTGCAAGCTTTTCTGGCCTTGCTCATCACGAGCTTTGCCCTTGGCCTAGCTGCGGGGATGTCTCCGGCAAAGCTCCTCAGATCGATCCAGTTCGGCTTTGGGGATGCGCTTGGTTTTATCGCGGTGGTGGTGGCTTTGGGTTCGATCATCGGAAGATTTCTCGAACATTCTGGCGGTGGCCGCCGGCTGGCCGATTGGCTTCTCCAGAAGTATGGTCCTCGCAATACGCCCTGGGCGTTGCTCACTTCCTCCTTTCTGGTGGGCCTGCCGATTTTCTTCGAAGTCGGATTCATCATTCTGGTGCCGCTGGCCTGGTCTCTGGCCCGCGAGTCCAAACGGAGCCTGCTCTATTACGGCTTACCGATTGCTTGTGCGCTCACCGTCTGTCATGCGATGGTGCCTCCCCATCCCGCTCCTGCCGCCGCGGCGCAACTCTTTCATGCGGATCTTGGCAAGACCATTCTCTATGGCATTCTCATTTCGATCCCGATGGCGATTGCAGGTGGCATCGGCTACGGCCTGTGGATTGCGAATCGCATCTATGTGCCTGTTCCGGAAATGGCAGACAAGCACGTGCCGGCGGAAAGCATTGCAAACCCGCCAGGCGTTCCCCAGGTTTTGCTCACCCTGCTCCTCCCTGTCGGGCTGATCTTTCTATCGACTTTCGTCAATCTGTCTGATCCAAAGGCCGACAATCTTTTCACTTTGATCGGCCACCCCTTCATCGCGCTGCTGCTCACCACCCTGCTCACTCTTCTCACCTTTGGCTGGATGCGTGGTCTGAATAAGTCGCAGATCTCCACCCTGGCGAATGAGGCTTTGGTTCCCATCGGATCGGTACTGGTCATCATGGGAGCGGGCGGGGCATTCAAGCAGGTGATCGTCGATTCTGGCGTCGGTCCCTACGCTGGGCAGCTTCTGGCTTCCTCTTCCATCTCGCCGTTGCTGGTGGCTTATTTCATTGCGACCGCGTTGCGAATCGCGCAAGGCTCGGCCACGGTCGCGATCATTACTGCAGCCGGCATTGTCGCTCCGCTTGTGAATGAGATTCCGAATCAATCGCCGGAGCTTCTGGTGCTTGCTCTTTGCGCGGGCGGCACCATTTTGAGCCACGTCAATGACGCTGGCTTCTGGATTGTCAATCAGTATCTCGGCATGACCGTACCGCAGACCCTGCGCTCCTGGACTGTAATGAAGGTGATCACTTCGCTGGTCGGCATCTCGATCATTCTGACCGTCAACGCCTTGCGATAG
- a CDS encoding RNA polymerase sigma factor — MGVLHSMATIALIDGSERTTDPTARDDFDAIVQAHQASLFRFALSYLRDRDEAHSVTQDCFLRAHRSLAKFRGQSSIHTWLMAILVNLIHDRARSSRWRFWSRTWSTASQLETMQHPDRLPTPEAQSILNEKVEAVWRAAALLPTQQRTVFLLRFVEDLDLLEIAQVTGLAEGTVKAHLFRAVHTIRESIGGSK, encoded by the coding sequence ATGGGTGTGCTGCACAGCATGGCGACCATTGCATTGATCGACGGATCGGAGCGGACAACGGACCCCACTGCTCGCGACGATTTTGATGCGATCGTCCAGGCACATCAGGCTTCTCTATTTCGTTTCGCACTGTCCTATCTGCGGGATCGCGATGAAGCTCATTCGGTCACCCAGGATTGTTTTCTGCGTGCGCATCGTTCGTTGGCAAAGTTCCGGGGACAATCGTCGATCCATACCTGGCTGATGGCCATTCTGGTGAATCTGATCCACGATCGTGCGCGCAGCAGCCGCTGGCGATTTTGGAGCCGGACTTGGAGCACCGCATCGCAGCTCGAGACGATGCAGCATCCGGATCGCCTCCCGACCCCGGAAGCGCAGTCCATCCTGAATGAGAAAGTCGAGGCTGTATGGCGGGCTGCCGCTTTGCTCCCCACACAGCAACGCACTGTCTTCCTCTTGCGCTTTGTCGAAGATCTGGATTTGCTTGAAATTGCTCAAGTGACCGGTCTGGCGGAGGGAACCGTCAAAGCGCATCTTTTTCGAGCGGTACATACAATCCGCGAGAGCATCGGAGGCTCCAAATGA
- a CDS encoding Spy/CpxP family protein refolding chaperone, which produces MKLIFPIILAASLVMAQGPPPKAVGRGPMGFGVGKGLGGPRQLDGPPRGGAFGGPGRWWTNPELLQRLGISEDQKARIMEVYQSSRLKLIDVTAALQKEEITLEPLIAADQPDQAKILLQIDKVAHARAEVEKANARMLLGIRAVLTKEQWTKLRAEHGPRGARPDQPLPRPANAAPPQ; this is translated from the coding sequence ATGAAACTTATATTTCCAATCATTCTTGCCGCGTCTTTGGTGATGGCACAAGGGCCTCCCCCGAAGGCTGTTGGCCGGGGCCCGATGGGCTTCGGGGTCGGCAAAGGTCTTGGAGGTCCGCGCCAGCTGGATGGGCCGCCGCGGGGTGGTGCTTTCGGTGGACCGGGACGCTGGTGGACCAATCCGGAATTGCTCCAGCGCCTTGGGATTAGCGAGGACCAAAAAGCCAGGATCATGGAGGTCTATCAGAGCAGTCGATTGAAGCTGATTGATGTTACGGCCGCCTTGCAGAAGGAAGAGATCACGCTCGAGCCGCTGATTGCAGCCGACCAGCCCGACCAAGCAAAAATCCTCCTCCAGATTGATAAAGTTGCGCATGCACGCGCGGAAGTGGAGAAAGCGAATGCGCGGATGCTGCTCGGGATCCGCGCCGTCCTCACCAAGGAACAGTGGACAAAGTTGCGGGCCGAGCATGGGCCGCGGGGCGCACGGCCCGACCAGCCACTCCCGAGGCCTGCCAATGCGGCTCCTCCCCAGTAG
- a CDS encoding c-type cytochrome → MILAAILLCSALGAQSPPTPPAPIVRRPPAFPERPPADPAVVERGKALYGVHCAFCHGVDARGGSGGINLIRASMVLNDKNGELIGQAVREGRTGMPKFDLSDAQLSDMAAFIHSFKVGGYDVSRMTPTTIVTGDAKLGAAYFQKTCSGCHTVAAGGNNSLQGIATRITDPKMLQQTWLMPGSGGRGGAASRTTPVTVTVTENGKSYNGRLVRIDDFVVSLAEADGYQRSFARNGDIPKVELHDPLAGHRKLIPTYQDEDIHNLTAYLVTVK, encoded by the coding sequence ATGATTCTCGCCGCCATCCTGCTCTGTTCTGCTCTAGGCGCGCAAAGTCCCCCTACTCCTCCTGCTCCCATTGTTCGGAGGCCTCCGGCCTTTCCTGAGCGTCCCCCTGCGGATCCAGCCGTCGTCGAAAGAGGCAAAGCCCTCTATGGCGTCCACTGTGCTTTCTGCCATGGTGTGGACGCGCGCGGTGGCTCCGGTGGGATCAACCTGATCCGCGCCTCGATGGTGCTGAATGACAAGAATGGGGAACTGATTGGCCAAGCGGTTCGCGAAGGCCGCACTGGAATGCCGAAGTTTGATCTTTCCGATGCGCAGCTTTCCGATATGGCCGCGTTTATCCACAGTTTCAAGGTGGGGGGCTATGATGTCTCGCGCATGACCCCGACGACGATTGTCACGGGGGACGCGAAGCTCGGCGCTGCATACTTTCAGAAGACCTGTTCGGGGTGCCACACCGTGGCCGCAGGCGGAAATAACAGCCTGCAAGGCATTGCCACGCGCATTACCGATCCGAAGATGCTCCAGCAGACCTGGCTGATGCCGGGCTCGGGTGGACGTGGCGGCGCGGCGAGCCGCACGACGCCCGTCACCGTTACGGTCACAGAGAACGGAAAAAGCTACAACGGACGCCTGGTACGGATTGATGACTTTGTTGTGTCTCTTGCCGAGGCCGATGGATACCAACGCAGCTTCGCGCGCAATGGCGACATCCCGAAGGTGGAACTGCATGATCCACTCGCCGGACATCGGAAGCTAATCCCGACTTACCAAGACGAAGACATCCACAATCTCACTGCCTATTTGGTGACTGTTAAATGA
- a CDS encoding acido-empty-quinoprotein group A, which produces MKFLAVFSLAATLAAQSLDPALLLKPLSNDWPTYSGDYSGKRYSALTQINQANVKNLSLAWVTRMTAGMGAPGGGFGRFGAAAVPTIVGGEGSAELAASFGNNVNIRASMLVVDGKIYFSTPDNAWAVDARDGRVIWHYFWKTKGGTHIGNRGLGMWGKWLYMETPDDYLVSLDAATGKERWHKQIADFNQQYFSTMAPIVVGNHIIIGTGNDLDAPGFVQARDPETGDVQWTSYTVPMKKGDPGLETWGTLEGARVGAGNVWIPGSYDPETKLYIFGTGNPSPSYTNPKSRDGDNLYTCSLVALNVETGKMAWYYQLNPHDTHDWDSSETPILVDGEFKGKPRKMALHADRNGYFYVVDRTNGEHLLTSKFSDTANWVKEINAKGQTIRDVKKDSTVPGSLVSPNNYGATNWPPAAYSPDTGLFYVPQSDTYAMYYLTETDPRGAMGLGGKDEQMVASMGSYLTAIDYKTGKIAWRHRYPGVGGAGGGNGILTTASKLVFAGDVSGNLVSYDATNGKILWHARLGNITNAPQTYMLDGKQYLLVAAGDSVYAFYLQ; this is translated from the coding sequence ATGAAATTCCTCGCCGTATTCTCTCTTGCCGCCACGTTGGCGGCCCAATCCCTCGATCCCGCGCTTCTGTTGAAGCCCCTATCGAACGATTGGCCTACTTATAGCGGAGACTACTCCGGGAAGCGCTACAGTGCGCTGACGCAGATCAACCAGGCGAACGTCAAGAACTTAAGCTTGGCCTGGGTCACACGAATGACGGCGGGCATGGGCGCGCCGGGTGGCGGATTCGGCCGCTTTGGCGCTGCCGCTGTTCCGACGATCGTGGGTGGAGAAGGCAGCGCGGAACTGGCTGCCAGCTTCGGTAATAACGTCAACATTCGCGCGTCGATGCTGGTGGTCGACGGCAAGATTTACTTCTCTACGCCGGATAACGCCTGGGCGGTGGATGCCCGCGACGGGCGTGTGATCTGGCATTATTTCTGGAAGACCAAGGGCGGTACGCACATTGGAAATCGTGGGTTGGGCATGTGGGGCAAGTGGCTGTACATGGAAACGCCCGACGATTACCTGGTGAGTCTCGATGCGGCCACGGGTAAGGAACGGTGGCACAAGCAGATCGCCGATTTCAACCAGCAATACTTCTCGACGATGGCCCCGATTGTTGTGGGCAACCACATCATCATCGGGACGGGCAATGATCTGGATGCACCCGGCTTTGTGCAGGCTCGCGATCCCGAGACGGGCGATGTGCAGTGGACATCTTATACGGTTCCGATGAAGAAGGGCGATCCGGGCCTGGAGACCTGGGGCACCCTTGAGGGCGCGCGCGTCGGAGCAGGCAATGTCTGGATTCCGGGCTCCTACGATCCTGAGACCAAGCTCTACATCTTTGGCACCGGCAACCCTTCACCGAGCTACACCAACCCCAAGAGCCGCGATGGTGACAATCTCTATACCTGCTCTCTGGTGGCGTTGAATGTGGAGACCGGCAAGATGGCTTGGTACTACCAGCTCAATCCGCATGACACACATGATTGGGATTCCAGCGAAACGCCGATTCTTGTCGATGGAGAATTCAAGGGCAAGCCGCGCAAGATGGCGCTGCATGCGGACCGCAACGGCTACTTCTACGTCGTCGACCGGACCAATGGCGAGCATCTGCTCACCAGCAAGTTCTCCGACACGGCCAACTGGGTGAAGGAGATCAATGCGAAGGGCCAGACGATCCGTGACGTGAAGAAGGATTCGACGGTTCCTGGTTCGCTGGTTTCGCCGAACAATTACGGTGCCACCAACTGGCCCCCTGCAGCCTACTCGCCCGATACCGGCCTCTTCTATGTGCCGCAGAGCGATACCTATGCCATGTACTACCTGACCGAAACGGACCCTCGCGGTGCGATGGGACTGGGCGGCAAAGATGAGCAGATGGTCGCTTCGATGGGGAGCTATCTCACGGCAATCGACTACAAGACCGGCAAGATCGCCTGGCGGCATCGCTATCCTGGCGTGGGTGGTGCGGGCGGCGGCAATGGCATTCTGACGACGGCGTCCAAGCTGGTGTTTGCCGGCGACGTCTCGGGTAATCTGGTGAGCTACGACGCGACGAATGGCAAGATTCTGTGGCATGCGCGTCTGGGCAACATCACGAATGCGCCACAGACCTACATGCTTGATGGTAAGCAGTATCTGCTGGTGGCCGCTGGTGACAGCGTTTACGCTTTCTACCTGCAATAA
- the ychF gene encoding redox-regulated ATPase YchF, giving the protein MLQAGIVGLPNVGKSTLFNALTKSRKAMAANYRFCTIEPNEGMVTVPDERLAVLSKISGSEKLIPAVFQFVDIAGLVAGASKGEGLGNQFLAHIREVDAIVQVVRCFENSNIEHVMDTVDPVRDIEIINTELLLADMDSIEKQKGKLQKLVRSGDKKATATLELIARLEPHLSDGKYAVTLDMSPEEKALAKPLFLLTNKPTIYACNVAEGDLANPEANPFVGKVRDYVSKHHETSAVVVSAEIEAELVMLAAEEAAEYLEGLGVTESGVGNLIREAYHLLGLRTYLTTGVKETRAWTIQAGWKAPQAAGVIHSDFEKSFISAETIGFEELVALGSKEKARELGKLRTEGKEYVVQDGDVMEFKTFV; this is encoded by the coding sequence ATGTTGCAAGCAGGAATTGTTGGGTTGCCCAACGTAGGCAAGAGCACGCTCTTTAACGCATTGACGAAGTCGCGGAAGGCGATGGCGGCGAATTATCGCTTCTGCACCATCGAGCCCAATGAGGGCATGGTGACCGTTCCGGATGAGCGGCTGGCGGTGCTGAGCAAGATCTCGGGTTCAGAGAAACTGATCCCGGCGGTCTTCCAGTTTGTTGACATCGCCGGCCTGGTGGCGGGCGCGAGCAAGGGAGAAGGGCTGGGCAACCAGTTTCTGGCACACATCCGGGAAGTGGACGCGATCGTCCAAGTGGTGCGCTGCTTTGAGAACTCGAACATCGAGCACGTGATGGACACCGTCGATCCGGTTCGCGACATCGAGATCATCAACACGGAATTACTGCTTGCCGACATGGACAGCATCGAGAAGCAGAAGGGCAAGCTGCAGAAGCTGGTGCGGAGCGGCGATAAAAAAGCAACCGCCACCCTGGAACTCATCGCCCGTCTCGAACCCCATCTCTCCGATGGCAAGTATGCCGTCACTCTCGACATGTCGCCTGAAGAGAAAGCGCTCGCGAAACCCTTATTCCTCCTGACGAACAAGCCGACCATCTACGCCTGCAACGTTGCCGAAGGCGATCTGGCGAATCCGGAAGCAAATCCCTTCGTCGGCAAGGTGCGGGACTACGTCTCCAAGCATCATGAGACCAGCGCCGTAGTGGTCTCCGCCGAAATCGAGGCCGAACTGGTCATGCTGGCCGCCGAGGAAGCTGCCGAGTACCTTGAAGGGCTGGGCGTCACCGAGAGCGGTGTGGGCAATCTGATTCGCGAGGCGTATCATCTGCTGGGCCTGCGGACTTATCTCACCACCGGCGTCAAAGAAACGCGCGCCTGGACGATCCAGGCAGGCTGGAAGGCCCCGCAAGCAGCCGGGGTGATTCACTCCGACTTCGAGAAGAGTTTTATCAGTGCTGAAACAATTGGCTTTGAGGAGCTGGTCGCACTGGGATCGAAGGAAAAAGCAAGGGAATTGGGCAAGCTGCGGACGGAAGGGAAAGAATACGTCGTGCAGGACGGCGACGTGATGGAGTTCAAGACTTTCGTCTAG